From a region of the Cucumis sativus cultivar 9930 chromosome 6, Cucumber_9930_V3, whole genome shotgun sequence genome:
- the LOC101206317 gene encoding WAT1-related protein At5g64700 isoform X1 translates to MEQKMNSKKPYFAALLCQTIFAGMSLLSKASYSSGMNTFIFFFYRQAVGTIFLLPLTIYFSRNEMASLSKGDLLKIFMQAFLGFTFGFNAYGLGVKYTSATLGAAAFNCIPVTTFFFAFILRVEKVNTKKASGMAKVGGIMLCITGVAVITFYKGPYLKPLNNVHLFQTQQAHVSSKKEWILGCSLLLLSSLAVGLWFVLQVWVLRTCPSPLVVTFGQTFSSSIQSFVVAIAIERNPSQWKLAWNISLAAILYCGVFVVSIGNYLSSWVVKKKGPVFQAVTTPFNLIVTLIGSEFLFKYGICLGSGIGAILLVLSLYSVLWGKKKEACCHDASNNNSITNSVQVEREILDNI, encoded by the exons ATGGaacaaaaaatgaattcaaagaAGCCATATTTTGCTGCACTCCTTTGTCAAACAATATTTGCAGGGATGAGTTTACTCTCAAAAGCTTCCTATTCTTCGGGTAtgaatacttttattttctttttctaccgGCAAGCGGTTGGCACTATCTTCTTACTTCCCCTCACCATTTATTTCTCAAG AAATGAAATGGCAAGTTTATCAAAAGGAGATctgttgaaaattttcatgcAGGCCTTCTTAGG GTTTACGTTTGGTTTTAATGCTTATGGATTAGGGGTTAAGTATACATCCGCCACCTTAGGAGCTGCTGCATTTAATTGTATTCCTGTCACCACGTTCttctttgcttttattttaag GGTGGAGAAAGTAAATACAAAGAAAGCAAGTGGAATGGCAAAGGTTGGAGGCATAATGTTGTGCATTACTGGTGTTGCGGTTATTACATTTTACAAAGGTCCTTATTTAAAACCACTCAACAACGTTCACCTTTTTCAAACCCAACAAGCTCATGTTTCTTCCAAAAAAGAATGGATTCTTGGCTGTTCCTTGCTCCTCCTTTCTTCCCTTGCAGTGGGTTTGTGGTTTGTTCTCCAG gTTTGGGTTTTGAGAACTTGTCCATCTCCACTTGTAGTAACATTTGGACAGACATTTTCAAGTAGCATTCAGTCCTTTGTTGTGGCTATTGCAATCGAAAGAAACCCATCTCAATGGAAGCTGGCTTGGAACATTTCCCTAGCTGCAATTCTTTATTGT GGAGTTTTTGTAGTTTCCATTGGAAACTATTTGTCAAGCTGGGTGGTTAAGAAAAAGGGTCCAGTTTTTCAAGCTGTTACTACACCCTTCAATCTCATTGTTACACTTATTGGTTcagaatttctttttaagtatGGAATTTGCTTGGGAAG CGGAATTGGTGCTATATTGCTAGTTTTGAGTCTTTATAGCGTTTTATggggaaaaaagaaggaagcatGTTGTCATGATGCATCAAACAACAACAGCATCACCAATTCTGTTCAGGTAGAAAGGGAAATATTAgataacatttaa
- the LOC101206317 gene encoding WAT1-related protein At5g64700 isoform X2 — protein sequence MASLSKGDLLKIFMQAFLGFTFGFNAYGLGVKYTSATLGAAAFNCIPVTTFFFAFILRVEKVNTKKASGMAKVGGIMLCITGVAVITFYKGPYLKPLNNVHLFQTQQAHVSSKKEWILGCSLLLLSSLAVGLWFVLQVWVLRTCPSPLVVTFGQTFSSSIQSFVVAIAIERNPSQWKLAWNISLAAILYCGVFVVSIGNYLSSWVVKKKGPVFQAVTTPFNLIVTLIGSEFLFKYGICLGSGIGAILLVLSLYSVLWGKKKEACCHDASNNNSITNSVQVEREILDNI from the exons ATGGCAAGTTTATCAAAAGGAGATctgttgaaaattttcatgcAGGCCTTCTTAGG GTTTACGTTTGGTTTTAATGCTTATGGATTAGGGGTTAAGTATACATCCGCCACCTTAGGAGCTGCTGCATTTAATTGTATTCCTGTCACCACGTTCttctttgcttttattttaag GGTGGAGAAAGTAAATACAAAGAAAGCAAGTGGAATGGCAAAGGTTGGAGGCATAATGTTGTGCATTACTGGTGTTGCGGTTATTACATTTTACAAAGGTCCTTATTTAAAACCACTCAACAACGTTCACCTTTTTCAAACCCAACAAGCTCATGTTTCTTCCAAAAAAGAATGGATTCTTGGCTGTTCCTTGCTCCTCCTTTCTTCCCTTGCAGTGGGTTTGTGGTTTGTTCTCCAG gTTTGGGTTTTGAGAACTTGTCCATCTCCACTTGTAGTAACATTTGGACAGACATTTTCAAGTAGCATTCAGTCCTTTGTTGTGGCTATTGCAATCGAAAGAAACCCATCTCAATGGAAGCTGGCTTGGAACATTTCCCTAGCTGCAATTCTTTATTGT GGAGTTTTTGTAGTTTCCATTGGAAACTATTTGTCAAGCTGGGTGGTTAAGAAAAAGGGTCCAGTTTTTCAAGCTGTTACTACACCCTTCAATCTCATTGTTACACTTATTGGTTcagaatttctttttaagtatGGAATTTGCTTGGGAAG CGGAATTGGTGCTATATTGCTAGTTTTGAGTCTTTATAGCGTTTTATggggaaaaaagaaggaagcatGTTGTCATGATGCATCAAACAACAACAGCATCACCAATTCTGTTCAGGTAGAAAGGGAAATATTAgataacatttaa
- the LOC101206076 gene encoding uncharacterized protein LOC101206076 has protein sequence MADIDTQIRQHPSISKETALQALNTIIQLHFEKTLEKKRAIDLQKKELHKLFQLFFIFLALIFLTQSLSPRLECRHCWIPIALLSVSHLSFYVSVAQTLRCINGFKYQRRCHKLTLGFATERLREMRMKISAAVDAGFDGGVTDEEFEIHYQEPPESYLGKFKRNWALHFGFLIFIYLFMISSSVVLLCS, from the coding sequence ATGGCGGATATTGACACCCAGATTCGGCAACACCCATCAATCTCCAAGGAAACAGCTCTCCAAGCTCTCAACACCATTATCCAACTCCATTTCGAGAAGACCCTCGAGAAGAAACGCGCCATAGATCTCCAAAAGAAAGAGCTTCACAAGCTTTTCCAGCTCTTCTTCATATTCCTCGCTCTCATTTTCTTGACCCAATCTCTTTCCCCTCGCCTCGAATGCCGCCATTGCTGGATCCCCATTGCTCTTCTCTCCGTTTCCCATCTCAGTTTCTACGTCTCTGTCGCTCAGACCCTCCGTTGCATCAATGGCTTCAAGTACCAGCGCCGTTGCCATAAGCTTACTCTGGGTTTCGCTACTGAACGCCTCAGAGAGATGAGGATGAAGATTTCCGCCGCCGTCGATGCAGGGTTTGATGGAGGCGTGACGGATGAGGAATTTGAGATTCATTATCAGGAACCACCCGAGAGTTATTTGGGTAAGTTTAAAAGGAATTGGGCTCTGCATTTTGGGTTCTTGATCTTCATTTATCTCTTCATGATTTCTTCCTCTGTTGTTCTTCTCTGTTCTTGa